In Brachionichthys hirsutus isolate HB-005 chromosome 5, CSIRO-AGI_Bhir_v1, whole genome shotgun sequence, a single genomic region encodes these proteins:
- the taf3 gene encoding transcription initiation factor TFIID subunit 3: MCESYARSLLRVSVAQICQALGWDAIQHTACDLLSDVLHRYTQQLARACHRYSELYGRTDPVLDDVSHAFRLLGVSLSELEDYVHNLEPVAFVHQTPTFPVSKNNVLQFPHLGVRDTEERKDYIPDYMPPLVSLQEEEEEEEAHADMGTSAEAMQVALEEDEEELEEDETVNDENHPLKRHLDSPDAAMGMMPTSKRPRMYPGLSPEWGVEPREPLTSLNPQRVPPGVLPSHDSLEPLSPETPSGALPSFRPLPVVPKHSDQKGPTTPGRKPKASSPGRQRTKSPKGAPPVPLGGSPIHSPKASKERKKSPGRMKSPKSPKSPKVGPAKVSHPQNKTDALHKLPLSALSERMGKENIHMRLNMEDRDPAEGTLKTEPDSTAIDDSIDAVIARACAEREPDPFAFSSGSDSDSNGFSSPRRLTIMEPATPKLLLGASNSVKDTPTPLHPQAHAGLGNWTMDDSINEVIRKVNRGGPAALPPNQGEYVSSGSASPPTPEPLLKVFEEKNKIVSSVDVKKKLKKELKTKLKKKEKDKPKDKDREKEKGKSKEKNKEKSRDKSKEFSKAGKMPRKEFGLKDDELFALRDFTLPEGSLKIKSRDGDGLKKDKEKHKDKKKDKEKSKKDKDKRDKAKDRNKDDKQRQSALTPFGLGDVPPLFSPASCLRMPSMLPPLAPILQDKDAKGKEKDKKKEKKEKKKKKDKEREKAKEKEREKEEKRKEKEKREKEKEKEKERLRLEKVKVETPAALASPVIPRLTLRVGAGQDKIVISKVVPNSDAKTPTPKTPAAKSGPGNRPRTPPPPPMISSAAAILPPPASLLPAAAAPALMMSPPPMLSPALSLRTPVRSVVTETVSTYVIRDEWGNKIWICPGCNKPDDGSPMIGCDDCDDWYHWPCAGIHTEPPEDQQWFCVKCSSKKKDKKHKKRKHKLH; encoded by the exons ATGTGCGAGAGCTATGCCCGCTCGCTGCTGCGTGTGTCGGTGGCGCAGATCTGCCAGGCTCTGGGCTGGGATGCGATTCAACACACTGCGTGCGATCTCTTGTCTGATGTGCTGCATCGATACACACAACAGCTAGCCCGGGCTTGCCATCGATACTCCGAGCTCT ACGGACGGACCGACCCAGTGCTGGACGATGTCAGCCATGCTTTTCGGTTGCTCGGGGTGAGTCTGAGTGAACTGGAGGACTACGTCCACAACCTGGAGCCCGTGGCCTTCGTCCATCAAACCCCGACCTTCCCTGTTAGCAAGAACAACGTCCTGCAGTTTCCCCATCTTGGAGTCCGTGATACCGAGGAAAGGAAGGATTATATTCCAGATTACATGCCGCCGCTGGTCTCCTTACAAGAGG aagaggaggaggaggaggcccacGCTGACATGGGCACCTCAGCCGAAGCGATGCAGGTGGCAttggaagaggatgaggaggaactgGAAGAAGACGAGACGGTTAACGATGAGAACCACCCACTTAAGAGGCACCTGGACAGTCCCGATGCAGCCATGGGTATGATGCCTACCTCCAAGAGGCCGCGCATGTATCCTGGCCTCAGCCCGGAATGGGGAGTGGAGCCCAGGGAGCCCCTCACCTCTCTGAACCCTCAGCGTGTTCCTCCGGGCGTGCTGCCGTCTCATGATAGCCTGGAGCCGCTGTCACCCGAAACGCCTTCTGGAGCACTGCCTTCCTTCAGACCTCTGCCTGTAGTACCAAAACACTCTGATCAAAAGGGCCCGACCACCCCTGGAAGGAAGCCCAAGGCCTCTTCCCCCGGCAGGCAACGGACTAAGTCCCCCAAAGGGGCCCCTCCCGTTCCGCTGGGCGGGAGTCCCATCCATTCTCCAAAAGCAtcgaaggaaagaaagaaatctccGGGAAGGATGAAAAGTCCTAAAAGCCCCAAGAGCCCAAAGGTGGGTCCGGCCAAAGTATCCCACCCCCAGAACAAGACGGACGCTCTGCATAAGCTGCCGCTGTCTGCTCTGAGTGAGAGGATGGGGAAAGAGAACATCCACATGCGTCTGAACATGGAAGACAGGGACCCAGCCGAGGGCACCTTGAAGACGGAGCCTGATAGCACGGCTATCGACGACTCCATCGACGCTGTGATTGCCAGAGCGTGCGCTGAGCGGGAGCCCGACCCGTTTGCTTTTTCCTCGGGCTCTGACTCCGATAGCAACGGCTTCTCCAGCCCGAGGAGGCTCACCATCATGGAGCCGGCGACGCCGAAACTCCTCCTTGGAGCGAGCAACTCCGTAAAAGACACTCCGACGCCACTTCACCCGCAGGCTCACGCGGGCCTGGGGAACTGGACTATGGACGATTCGATTAACGAGGTGATACGAAAGGTCAACCGGGGGGGTCCGGCCGCTCTTCCACCGAACCAAGGAGAATACGTGTCGTCGGGTTCGGCCTCGCCGCCGACGCCCGAGCCTCTGCTCAAAGTGTTCGAGGAGAAGAACAAGATCGTGTCGTCAGTAGACgtgaagaagaagctgaagaaggagctCAAGACGAAGctgaagaaaaaggagaaagacAAGCCCAAAGACAAAGACCGGGAAAAGGAGAAGGGCAAGTCGAAGGAGAAGAACAAGGAGAAGAGCAGGGACAAAAGCAAGGAGTTCTCCAAGGCCGGTAAGATGCCCAGGAAGGAGTTTGGACTGAAGGACGATGAGCTCTTTGCACTGCGGGACTTCACTCTACCGGAGGGATCCCTCAAGATCAAGTCCAGAGATGGAGACGGTCTGAAGAAGGAcaaggagaaacacaaagacaaaaagaaggacaaggaaaaaagtaaaaaggaTAAAGATAAGAGGGACAAGGCGAAAGACCGGAACAAAGACGACAAGCAGAGACAGTCCGCTCTGACGCCCTTTGGTCTGGGGGACGTCCCGCCCCTGTTCAGCCCCGCTTCCTGCCTCCGCATGCCCTCCATGCTTCCTCCTCTAGCCCCGATCCTCCAAGATAAGGACGCGAAGGGCAAGgagaaggacaagaagaaagagaagaaggagaagaagaagaagaaggataaAGAGCGGGAGAAGGCcaaagagaaggagagggagaaggaagagaagaggaaagaaaaggagaaacgagagaaggagaaagagaaagaaaaagagcgACTTCGACTGGAGAAG GTGAAAGTGGAGACTCCCGCAGCGCTAGCTTCGCCAGTCATTCCCAGACTGACGCTCCGGGTGGGAGCGGGCCAGGACAAAAT CGTCATCAGTAAGGTGGTTCCGAACTCAGACGCCAAAACGCCGACCCCCAAGACCCCTGCTGCCAAGTCCGGGCCGGGAAATCGACCTCGGACGCCGCCGCCACCTCCAATGATCTCGTCAGCCGCAGCCATTCTGCCCCCGCCTGCCTCGCTgcttccagcagctgctgcccccgcgCTAATGATGTCTCCTCCCCCTATGCTGTCTCCTGCATTGTCGCTCAGAACTCCGGTGCGCAGCGTCGTGACTGAGACCGTCAGCACCTACGTG ATCCGAGATGAATGGGGAAACAAGATCTGGATTTGTCCTGGATGCAACAAACCTGATGACGGCAGTCCCATGATCGGCTGTGATGACTGTGATGATTGGTATCATTG GCCCTGCGCTGGGATTCATACGGAGCCTCCTGAGGACCAGCAGTGGTTCTGTGTTAAATGTTCCAGCAAGAAGAAggacaaaaaacacaagaaaaggaaacacaaactgcattAA